The following DNA comes from Clupea harengus chromosome 9, Ch_v2.0.2, whole genome shotgun sequence.
GACTTGCAGTTTTAGGATTAATGATTAAGATGAATGCTGTTGATATGTCGACCACTATGGAATGGCTTACTTTCAACCGTGTGCATACAGGATGTTGACTCAGCCACCTCCTCGCGCATTGCTCTGGAAAAGCAACTTGAGAACCTGGAGGTTGAAATTGAGTTCCTGAAGAGGATTCAAAGAGaggtacatttatttattaattatcaCCAGTCACCAGGATAAATCAAGCCACAATTTTGCAGTCGATAAATGATGTGAAATGATAAAATTCCCTCAGGAAATCGAGGACCTGATGAAACAAATCTATTCTGCTCATGCCACCGCCGGAAACGCCTTCGCCCTCCCTGACATCGCGGCTGCTCTTAAGCAGATTCAGCACGAATATGACGTCATCGCGGCAAAGAATCTTCAGGTACCACATAAAAAAGGCCCCTTACAGAACATCAATAATTTAGACCTAATTTGATATACATCAACATCTATTtacttgaaatgtgtttttaccCTCTTTAGGAAATGGACTCGTGGTATAATTCAAAATTCAATGATTTAAACAATAAAACCACAAACCATGTGGACAAAGTGCGTGGTGCACGAGAGGAGCTTGCATCCGCTAAAAAAGATGTAGGTTTGCCTTTGCTCTTGCATTTCAGCATGTCTCAAGCTATTTGAAAACATATTCATTACAAATAACAAGAGGTGCACAGAAAATAGCGTTGAATAGCACTTCTATATCCACAGATTCAAGGCAAAGAGAGGGACATGGATGGTCTGAAGACCAAAAACGATGGTCTGGAGGCTCAGATTCTTGCAGCTCAAGAGAGACACAAGAAAGAGCTGGAGGCTCTCCAGGTGAGTCcatattacattttcaaaagctGAGATGATTAGATAAGCACGTTTAATTGTTTGCCTATAAAATACTAGTCAGGGGACATAATGTATTATTGCAAAGATTTATCAATGTATATACCGTATGCCATTTAGGCCAGGATCGAAGCTCTTCAGTTGGAGCTGAAAACCACAAAGGGGAAAATTGCACACCTTCTCCTGGAATACCAGGACTTGCTGAATGTTAAGATGAGCCTGGAGATTGAGATCACTGCATACAGGTAAGTGAGGTGTTTCATTCAATCCACACAATTGATATTGCACCATGGAGCCAAACAATGCTGCGGTGTCTTTCTCGTACAGGAAGCTGATTGAGGGCGAGGACATGCGCATCACCAGTATGGTGCAGGGGGTGATGGGCATGAGTGCCATCAGTGCTGGGGCGAGCAGAGTTATGGGTCTCGGGGCCTTGGGAGCCGGAACCGGTGGAGCTGCCAATGGGGGACTTGGAGGCGGTCTGGGAAATGGCACCCACGGCCAGACCATTGCCACCTACTCCGAGGAGCAGGCCGTGGAGATGACTGAGAGGAAAACCGTGCTCATTAGGTAACCAGGAGCATCAAACggcaatcacacactcactgtgaagTGTGAACTCAATTTAAACACATGGTGTACAGCATAGCTCAAGGGATTCAAATCATGGGGTGTGCCGATAACATACTAAATTCTCTATGTATTGTAATCCATTGAAATATTTACATCAGTTTTTCATATTGTGATTCCTCCTGCCTTCTATCAGGACAGTTAAAACCGAGGACGACACCCTCGAGAgtgacacacaggagaggagatacTTCATTGAGGGACCTACCCTGTCCACTCACCCTTGACCTTACACTGGTGGCCCTGGCTCTGggctctgacctttgaccttggcaCAACACCATGAAGATGTCTACATTTGCaaaatgcttctctctctctgtgtgttcaaaGCTGGCTGTGAAGGTTTTGAAAGCCATTGTATGCCTTACTACTGCTTTCTTGCAAGAATTAAATAAAAGCTCTCAGTATCCATTTCTCTGGTCCTCTGGTTCATTGTAGTGGTTGTGATTGGTTTTTATCATGGGTTTTctcttttaggtagtctgacatgccttgatgtttttgtatatttcccctaactaaaaacatgattatattctagcctcagcaataataacatgacaGTAACAGGAATGTGGAGAGAATACGCCAGGGTttagaaagagaggcagagaatcTGAGTATTGAGGAATAGATAGCATTTGACAGGAGTTGTCTTGACTTGCTGAAAGGCTTACagtcatgtgtatgtgagtgtctatgtatgggtatttttgtgtgtgcatacaaagtgtgtgtgcatgcttctgtgtgtgtgtgtgtgtgtgtgtgtgtgtgtgtgtgtgtgtgtgtgtgtgtgtgtgtgtgtgtgtgtgtgtgtgcgtgtgcgtctttAGAGTAACTGACTGATGTTTGCAGAGCCTATAAAAAATGACAGGCTCTCATGATAATTTCGCAAGTCGTGGCTGAAATGTAATGTGCATCCATAATGACACCACTTTATAGTGGGACAACAAATTACTGGAGCACAAAAAGACTGGACTACCAATGCAAAGATACCAACTGAAACTATGCATGTATGGCATATCTGACCATCAGTTAAGCTAATTCAATGTATGAGATGTCTAACATTTATCATAATTCTACAAATCAGCAATAGAAATTTCCAGTAAACTATTGTCATCGAAGGTGAGATCTGAAAAGGTGGGAGGATTGCAAAGGTGTGAGAAAGTACCACCCTGAAACGTCAAATGTGGTATTTGTTAGTAAAAGACATCCTTATCCTGGGTAAACCTGCTCAacagtgtaattatttctgaGCAATATGAACAGATTTAAtagtattgtattattatatttgttttctttctttccatgcAAGGTTGTTGGAGAAGCACTTCTTTTCATAAAATATACAAATGCCAAATCATTAAAATAGGCATCTAAAACTCTGTGATATTATTGTATAATATGGtgtatggtgtaatggttaatTATATCGGAATAATAAttatcaatttaaaaaaaagaattactttaaaaacaaatactgccaataataataatacgctTTATTTGTATCCACATTCTCTTATTTCCTAATACAAATTAATTAGCCTACTTCTATAAACAACCAATGCGGACAAAAGAGCTTCTGAGGGCAAAGGCTTATCATGTGAAATTGTCTGACTGGGATGTTATGTGGATGCTTGCATCTCAATCCATTTTGAGTGATATTACTTTAATATTACCATTACCGCAAATGACGGAGGAGCATGCAGACGTCTCCCAAGTTCATCAATAGATGGCCTTTGTCTCCAAGTCATCATTTCCACAAgctcatcagaatcagaattcgtttaatggccaagtatatttacacatagaggaaattatcttggtggttggtgccaACATCCCACCCGATATTCGAGCTCAATTAGCCCGCCCAGGACTATCTTGTTTCttttctaaccctaacccttagcGGCGACCCACCGGAGATGATCAAAACCTAGAACTGtcatagaatgtgtgtgtgcgtgtgatagtgtgtttgtgagtgtgtgtgtgttggtcatttCTGGCTCCTCCCTAACGTGTTTGCGTCACTCAACGTATAACGTCATGTTCCAAGCGGAGTAGATTTTGTAGATTCTGTATATTTTTTTATGCTCAAATAAACGTTATATTCCACTAGCATTTTTATGTTACTATACTTTTCGTCTTCGGATTATATTCTTAACGTTATATACAAGCACATTTTTTCTCATAATCTTCTCCTTCGCTTATTTATCCCTTGGTGAAGGAAGCGAGGTGTAACGTTAGCTATTTTGCTAGCTAGTATCCGTTAGCTAGCAGTAGCCAGCTAACTCGAGCTATATGTTTTTTAAACGTGAAAAATGTCGGTAGAACTAAACAGAAATACAAGTGTGTGCCGGATTTGATCACTTATACGCGAAGGGGAAGCAACGTTTCATGAAGATCATCGAACCCTTGTTTGGAAAGGAAATCTCTAGCATACCACCAGCAGCATCGCTAGCGAAAAACAATACGAATCCTGAATCGTTTTCAT
Coding sequences within:
- the LOC116221740 gene encoding glial fibrillary acidic protein-like, with product MFSRRSSALLALLWASSIIEHVALAHKGHNLCVLLSPKVRSLEQQNKLLETEIEALQNRFLKPTGLRMLYEEQLKELRRLADQMRKQRDLAVAAKDATARQLEMMKAKYEEAVELRRKAEMDIENFRPDVDSATSSRIALEKQLENLEVEIEFLKRIQREEIEDLMKQIYSAHATAGNAFALPDIAAALKQIQHEYDVIAAKNLQEMDSWYNSKFNDLNNKTTNHVDKVRGAREELASAKKDIQGKERDMDGLKTKNDGLEAQILAAQERHKKELEALQARIEALQLELKTTKGKIAHLLLEYQDLLNVKMSLEIEITAYRKLIEGEDMRITSMVQGVMGMSAISAGASRVMGLGALGAGTGGAANGGLGGGLGNGTHGQTIATYSEEQAVEMTERKTVLIRTVKTEDDTLESDTQERRYFIEGPTLSTHP